From Acidobacteriota bacterium, a single genomic window includes:
- a CDS encoding DUF3108 domain-containing protein, with protein MTEPGPMMRRLFLPFLLLMAIPLPSSAQPATEEFRYRWHLGSLVGRVAGLFLPNKGDGVMRFSEQPDGTLHSELLVTSEKSDDGEFWRYGSTIDRDSRQALSAWSAYRWRGKEKEKRDDIAEPGVLDIVSGIWALRQDTPERPRQLTIWSDGKVYPVVVIPRGREKRRFGEREVSTRHWTIRGIDAPEGRRWKGRLELWLSDDEAALPVEIRISRSLADLRLELQPPAESQ; from the coding sequence ATGACTGAGCCCGGACCGATGATGCGACGCCTCTTCCTGCCCTTCCTGCTCCTCATGGCGATTCCCCTGCCCAGCAGCGCCCAACCGGCGACGGAGGAGTTTCGCTATCGCTGGCACCTGGGGAGCCTGGTGGGCCGGGTGGCGGGGCTGTTTCTGCCCAACAAGGGCGACGGCGTGATGCGCTTTTCCGAGCAGCCCGATGGCACCCTCCACAGTGAGCTGCTGGTGACCTCGGAAAAATCCGACGATGGTGAGTTCTGGCGCTATGGCTCGACCATCGACCGCGATTCGCGGCAGGCCCTGAGCGCCTGGTCGGCCTACCGCTGGCGCGGCAAAGAGAAGGAAAAGCGCGACGACATCGCCGAGCCCGGCGTGCTCGACATCGTCTCCGGCATCTGGGCACTGCGACAGGACACGCCGGAGCGTCCCCGGCAGCTCACCATCTGGTCCGACGGCAAGGTCTACCCGGTGGTGGTGATTCCGCGCGGCCGCGAGAAGCGCCGTTTCGGCGAGCGCGAAGTGAGCACGCGCCACTGGACCATTCGCGGCATCGACGCCCCCGAAGGGCGCCGCTGGAAGGGCCGCCTGGAGCTCTGGCTGAGCGACGACGAGGCCGCCCTGCCGGTGGAAATCCGCATCTCCCGCAGCCTGGCGGACCTACGCCTCGAGCTACAGCCGCCTGCCGAATCCCAGTAA